A single window of Vanessa atalanta chromosome 27, ilVanAtal1.2, whole genome shotgun sequence DNA harbors:
- the LOC125074357 gene encoding protein CDV3 homolog isoform X2, with translation MADLDDFFAKKDRKKSKSVKKFATADELAKKLEDTKQKTDVRPKKERPAQEGEETGRAGEEEEWKDYEEPVKDYTGLKIQVLQGNAGAQESGRDSSAEDSAPENTKNKGPWNKPVEVEQAAAPPPPPPEEKTKSQPSTYVPPQSRNRDVEPVRRHQSKNAPDIHNDDYFPVLGAGGKRGGGWSTAGGGAPARASAVRQPLALGNRYTSLQDDS, from the exons ATGGCCGATCTGGACGATTTCTTCGCGAAGAAAGACCGCAAAAAGTCAAAGTCGGTCAAAAAGTTCGCGACTGCTGATGAACTAGCAAAAAAATTGGAggatacaaaacaaaaaaccgATGTCAGGCCGAAGAAGGAGCGCCCAGCCCAGGAGGGTGAAGAGACCGGACGAGCGGGG gAGGAAGAAGAATGGAAAGACTACGAGGAACCAGTAAAAGACTACACAGGTCTCAAGATCCAAGTCCTCCAGGGGAACGCTGGAGCGCAGGAGTCTGGACGCGATAGTTCCGCCGAAGATTCAGCGCCTGAAAATACCAAGAACAAGGGGCCGTGGAATAAACCG GTGGAAGTAGAGCAAGCAGCTGCTCCCCCACCGCCGCCGCCCGAAGAGAAGACGAAGTCACAGCCTTCCACCTACGTTCCACCGCAGTCACGCAACCGCGACGTGGAGCCAGTACGTCGGCACCAGAGT AAGAACGCTCCAGATATTCACAACGACGACTACTTCCCGGTGCTGGGCGCGGGCGGCAAACGCGGCGGCGGATGGAGCACCGCCGGGGGCGGAGCGCCCGCGCGCGCCAGCGCCGTCCGTCAGCCGCTGGCGCTCGGCAACCGGTACACTTCCTTGCAGGATGACAGCTAG
- the LOC125074434 gene encoding chorion class B protein PC10-like — protein sequence MFKAVLFVCAQALLIQSIAGQYIGAGCGGAPYGIGAPLGGCGCGVAIPASSGGGLGVSSASPISPNGVSVLSENAIEGALAVAGALPFLGTVALEGILPTAGAGAVNYGCGNGAVAIVEELAPAGLAGPLGYGLGPFGAIDGLGYGIGGLAGPYRGGCGCGVLI from the exons ATGTTCAAGGCTGTACTTTTTGTCTGCGCTCAGGCGCTCTTGATCCAG tcaATCGCTGGACAGTACATCGGAGCTGGATGTGGCGGTGCTCCTTACGGTATCGGCGCTCCTCTTGGTGGTTGTGGTTGCGGTGTTGCGATCCCTGCCTCTAGCGGTGGTGGTCTCGGTGTGTCAAGCGCTTCTCCTATCTCACCAAACGGAGTGTCTGTGCTCTCAGAAAACGCTATTGAAGGAGCTCTAGCAGTCGCCGGTGCTCTACCGTTCTTGGGAACCGTCGCTCTGGAAGGTATTCTGCCAACTGCTGGTGCTGGTGCTGTCAACTACGGATGTGGCAACGGAGCCGTCGCCATTGTGGAGGAACTTGCTCCCGCTGGCCTTGCTGGCCCACTCGGCTACGGCCTTGGTCCCTTCGGTGCTATTGACGGTTTAGGCTACGGCATCGGTGGTCTGGCTGGTCCTTACCGCGGTGGTTGCGGTTGTGGTGTCCTCAtctaa
- the LOC125074244 gene encoding cytochrome c oxidase subunit 7C, mitochondrial-like — MLGPLARSSNKLGRNVMTNFIRNHSHGGVPGENLPFDISNRYKLTAMFMVYVGSGLSAPFLICRHQLLKK, encoded by the exons ATGCTGGGTCCTTTAGCTCGTTCTTCCAACAAACTTGGAAGGAATGTTATGACAAATTTCATCAGGAACCACTCCCATGGTGGAGTCCCTGGCGAG AATCTGCCATTTGACATCTCCAACCGGTACAAGCTGACTGCTATGTTCATGGTCTATGTCGGTTCAGGTCTTTCTGCTCCCTTCCTTATTTGCCGCCATCAGCTTCTCAAGAAGTAA
- the LOC125074357 gene encoding protein CDV3 homolog isoform X1 produces MADLDDFFAKKDRKKSKSVKKFATADELAKKLEDTKQKTDVRPKKERPAQEGEETGRAGEEEEWKDYEEPVKDYTGLKIQVLQGNAGAQESGRDSSAEDSAPENTKNKGPWNKPVEVEQAAAPPPPPPEEKTKSQPSTYVPPQSRNRDVEPVRRHQSGKKNAPDIHNDDYFPVLGAGGKRGGGWSTAGGGAPARASAVRQPLALGNRYTSLQDDS; encoded by the exons ATGGCCGATCTGGACGATTTCTTCGCGAAGAAAGACCGCAAAAAGTCAAAGTCGGTCAAAAAGTTCGCGACTGCTGATGAACTAGCAAAAAAATTGGAggatacaaaacaaaaaaccgATGTCAGGCCGAAGAAGGAGCGCCCAGCCCAGGAGGGTGAAGAGACCGGACGAGCGGGG gAGGAAGAAGAATGGAAAGACTACGAGGAACCAGTAAAAGACTACACAGGTCTCAAGATCCAAGTCCTCCAGGGGAACGCTGGAGCGCAGGAGTCTGGACGCGATAGTTCCGCCGAAGATTCAGCGCCTGAAAATACCAAGAACAAGGGGCCGTGGAATAAACCG GTGGAAGTAGAGCAAGCAGCTGCTCCCCCACCGCCGCCGCCCGAAGAGAAGACGAAGTCACAGCCTTCCACCTACGTTCCACCGCAGTCACGCAACCGCGACGTGGAGCCAGTACGTCGGCACCAGAGT ggAAAG AAGAACGCTCCAGATATTCACAACGACGACTACTTCCCGGTGCTGGGCGCGGGCGGCAAACGCGGCGGCGGATGGAGCACCGCCGGGGGCGGAGCGCCCGCGCGCGCCAGCGCCGTCCGTCAGCCGCTGGCGCTCGGCAACCGGTACACTTCCTTGCAGGATGACAGCTAG
- the LOC125074128 gene encoding uncharacterized protein LOC125074128, with translation MCEWFIYKRCVTSHSHCIFSYFEYAPSIMSTFAFLLLCVQVCLVQNVYSQYLGGPLGCGCEAGLAGPLGYGRGLGIAGLGCEAGLVGNAGYGLGLGLGAPYGAAYGGAGVGDVSVAGEMGVAGNTLVAGQVPILGAVEFGGIVPAAGAVSIAGSCGCGCAGGYIYYLSENVDHKTQIDAIYTDFTSAFDKVSHTILQSKLMYYGIHENIFASMKSVCFSVDVTTAATAAAATGDGDSSSSWHDASELDGTEDRHLTSDQVYIQTVNMFKAVLLVCAQALLIQSIAGQYIGAGCGGAPYGIGAPLGGCGCGVAIPASSGGGLGVSSASPISPNGVSVLSENAIEGPLAVAGALPFLGTVALEGILPTAGAGAVNYGCGNGAVAIVEELAPAGLAGPLGYGLGPFGAIDGLGYGIGGLAGPYRGGCGCGVLI, from the exons ATGTGTGAATGGTTCATATATAAGCGTTGTGTGACTTCTCATAGTCATTGTATATTCAGCTACTTTGAATACGCGCCAAGCATCATGTCTACCTTCGCTTTCCTCCTCCTCTGCGTCCAAGTTTGCTTGGTTCAG aatgtaTACAGCCAGTACCTCGGAGGTCCTCTTGGATGTGGATGTGAAGCCGGTCTGGCTGGACCCCTTGGCTACGGCCGAGGCCTAGGCATCGCTGGTTTAGGCTGTGAAGCCGGTCTAGTTGGCAACGCTGGTTACGGTTTGGGCCTTGGTCTTGGTGCTCCATATGGTGCTGCCTACGGAGGTGCCGGTGTCGGTGATGTATCAGTCGCTGGTGAGATGGGCGTCGCTGGTAACACCCTGGTCGCTGGTCAAGTGCCTATCCTCGGTGCCGTCGAGTTCGGAGGTATCGTGCCAGCTGCTGGAGCTGTCTCCATCGCCGGTAGCTGCGGCTGCGGCTGCGCTGGTGGTTACATCTACT ATCTATCTGAAAACGTTGATCACAAGACTCAAATTGATGCTATTTACACGGATTTTACGAGTGCATTCGACAAAGTAAGCCATACAATCTTACAATCGAAGCTTATGTATTACGGAATCCATG aaaACATTTTCGCGTCGATGAAGTCAGTATGTTTCTCAGTAGATGTAACCACCGCCGCAACCGCAGCCGCAGCTACCGGCGATGGAGACAGCTCCAGCAGCTGGCACGATGCCTCCGAACTCGACGGCACCGAGGATCGGCACTTGACCAGCGACCAGG TTTACATTCAAACGGTTAACATGTTCAAGGCTGTACTTTTAGTCTGCGCTCAGGCGCTCTTGATCCAG tCTATCGCTGGACAGTACATCGGAGCTGGATGTGGCGGCGCTCCTTACGGTATCGGCGCTCCTCTTGGTGGTTGTGGTTGCGGTGTTGCGATCCCTGCCTCTAGCGGTGGTGGTCTCGGTGTGTCAAGCGCTTCTCCTATCTCACCAAACGGAGTGTCTGTGCTCTCAGAAAACGCTATTGAAGGACCTCTAGCAGTCGCCGGTGCTCTACCGTTCTTGGGAACCGTCGCTCTGGAAGGTATTCTGCCAACTGCTGGAGCTGGTGCTGTCAACTACGGATGTGGCAACGGAGCCGTCGCCATTGTGGAGGAACTCGCTCCCGCTGGCCTTGCTGGCCCACTCGGCTACGGCCTTGGTCCCTTCGGTGCTATTGACGGTTTAGGCTACGGCATCGGTGGTCTGGCTGGTCCTTACCGCGGTGGTTGCGGTTGTGGTGTCCTCAtctaa
- the LOC125074187 gene encoding actin-related protein 6 gives MSESSCYILDNGAYTAKAGFSTMEPKVVPNCIMKAKSERRRPFVGSQIEECRDASGLFYILPFQKGFLVNWDTQKTIWDFIFSKECCPVNFSETPLIITEPIYNFSSIQEAITEIFFEEYECQSLLRINATDLAEYHYRKTHNNECTVVVDSGYSYTYIVPYIKGKKYKEGIRRIDVGGKVLTNHLKEILSYRQLNVMEESYVINQAKEDSCFVSQDFMADMETARRKGSSNTIVKDYVLPDYTTIRRGYLRDIVKPDEDLEQQTLRLNNERFSIPELLFRPSDVGIPQMGIPEAIMHSIEGCPEENKESLLENIVLYGGNTLFPGFRDRVFNEVRAFALDHFEVNVTLGENPVTYAWEGGKLMFRDPDFYSFCMTREEYEEEGKALAFERFDI, from the exons ATGAGCGAATCATCTTGTTATATCCTGGACAATGGAGCTTATACAGCCAAAGCTGGTTTCTCCACAATGGAACCGAAAGTCGTCCCTAACTGCATAATGAAAGCTAAATCTGAAAGACGTCGTCCTTTCGTTGGATCGCAAATTGAAGAATGTCGTGATGCGTCAGGTCTATTCTACATCTTACCGTTTCAAAAAGGGTTCCTTGTCAATTGGGACACGCAAAAAACCATCTGGGACTTCATATTTAGCAAAGAATGTTGTCCAGTGAACTTTAGTGAGACTCCATTGATTATTACGGAACCTATATACAATTTTTCGTCCATACAAGAAGCTATAACGGAAATATTCTTTGAGGAGTATGAGTGTCAATCATTGTTACGTATAAACGCAACAGATTTAGCTGAATATCACTATAGGAAGACACATAATAATGAATGCACTGTTGTTGTTGATTCGGGTTATAGTTACACATATATAGTACCTTATATTAAAGGTAAGAAATATAAGGAAGGTATACGAAGGATAGATGTTGGTGGGAAAGTGTTAACGAATCATTTGAAAGAAATTCTGTCATATAGACAATTAAATGTTATGGAAGAAAGTTACGTAATCAATCAGGCGAAAGAGGACTCTTGTTTCGTATCACAAGACTTCATGGCAGACATGGAAACAGCAAGACGGAAag gATCAAGTAATACAATTGTAAAAGATTACGTCCTGCCCGACTACACGACAATAAGAAGAGGATACCTTCGAGACATTGTCAAACCTGATGAGGACCTCGAACAACAGACATTACGTTTAAATAATGAACGGTTCTCTATACCAGAGCTTCTATTCAGGCCCTCAGATGTGGGAATACCACAGATGGGGATACCAGAAGCAATAATGCATTCGATTGAAGGATGTCCAGAAGAAAACAAGGAGAGTTTGCtagaaaatatagttttgtatggTGGCAACACACTTTTTCCTGGTTTTCGTGATCGAGTTTTCAATGAAGTTAGGGCTTTTGCATTGGACCATTTTGAAGTTAATGTCACTTTGGGGGAGAATCCCGTAACTTATGCATGGGAAGGGGGGAAATTGATGTTTAGGGATCCCGATTTCTACTCATTCTGTATGACTAGAGAGGAATATGAAGAAGAAGGAAAAGCACTGGCGTTTGAGCGATTTGACATATAA
- the LOC125074194 gene encoding chorion class B protein PC10-like, which produces MFKSVLLVCAQALLIQSIAGQYIGAGCGGAPYGLVGGCGCGIAAIPASSGGGLGVASASPIPPNGVSVLSENAIEGPLAVAGALPFLGTVALEGILPTAGAGAVNYGCGNGAVAILEELAPAGIAGPLGYGLGPYGAIDGYGIGGLAGPYRAGCGCGALI; this is translated from the exons ATGTTCAAGTCTGTACTTTTGGTCTGCGCTCAAGCGCTCTTGATCCAG tctATCGCTGGACAGTACATCGGGGCTGGATGTGGCGGTGCTCCCTACGGTCTCGTCGGTGGTTGTGGTTGTGGAATTGCTGCTATCCCTGCCTCTAGCGGTGGTGGTCTCGGTGTCGCCAGTGCTTCTCCTATCCCACCAAACGGAGTGTCTGTGCTCTCAGAAAACGCTATTGAAGGACCTCTCGCAGTCGCCGGTGCTCTACCGTTCTTGGGAACCGTCGCCCTGGAAGGCATTCTGCCAACTGCTGGTGCTGGTGCTGTTAACTACGGATGTGGCAACGGAGCCGTCGCCATTTTGGAGGAACTCGCTCCCGCTGGCATTGCTGGCCCACTCGGCTATGGCCTTGGTCCTTACGGTGCTATTGACGGCTACGGCATCGGTGGCCTAGCTGGACCTTACCGTGCTGGTTGCGGCTGTGGTGCCCTCatctaa
- the LOC125074433 gene encoding chorion class A protein L11-like, with product MCEWFIYKRCVTSHSHCIFSYFEYAPSIMSTFAILLLCVQACLVQNVYSQYLGGPLGCGCEAGLAGPLGYGRGLGIAGLGCEAGLVGNAGYGLGLGLGAPYGAAYGGAGVGDVSVAGEMGVAGNTLVAGQVPILGAVEFGGIVPAAGAVSIAGSCGCGCGGGYIY from the exons ATGTGTGAATGGTTCATATATAAGCGTTGTGTGACTTCTCATAGTCATTGTATATTCAGCTACTTTGAATACGCACCAAGCATCATGTCTACCTTCGCTATCCTCCTCCTCTGCGTCCAAGCTTGCTTGGTTCAG aatgtaTACAGCCAGTACCTCGGAGGTCCTCTTGGATGTGGATGTGAAGCCGGTCTGGCTGGACCCCTTGGCTACGGCCGAGGCCTAGGCATCGCTGGTTTAGGCTGTGAAGCCGGTCTAGTTGGCAACGCTGGTTACGGTTTGGGCCTTGGTCTTGGTGCTCCATATGGTGCAGCCTACGGAGGTGCCGGTGTCGGTGATGTATCAGTCGCTGGTGAGATGGGCGTCGCTGGTAACACCCTGGTCGCTGGTCAAGTGCCGATCCTCGGTGCCGTCGAGTTCGGAGGCATCGTGCCAGCTGCTGGAGCTGTCTCCATCGCCGGTAGCTGCGGCTGCGGTTGCGGCGGTGGTTACATCTACTGA
- the LOC125074195 gene encoding chorion class A protein L11-like, which translates to MSIFAFLLLCVQACLVQNVYSQYLGGPLGCGCEAGLAGPLGYGRGLGIAGLGCEAGLVGNAGYGLGLGLGAPYGAAYGGAGVGDVSVVGEMGVAGNTLVAGQVPILGAVEFGGIVPAAGAVSIAGSCGCGCGGGYIY; encoded by the exons ATGTCTATCTTCGCTTTCCTCCTCCTCTGCGTCCAAGCTTGCTTGGTTCAG aatgtaTACAGCCAGTACCTCGGAGGTCCTCTTGGATGTGGATGTGAAGCCGGTCTGGCTGGACCCCTTGGCTACGGCCGAGGCCTAGGCATCGCTGGTTTAGGCTGTGAAGCCGGTCTTGTTGGCAACGCTGGTTACGGTTTGGGCCTTGGTCTTGGTGCTCCATATGGTGCTGCCTACGGAGGTGCCGGTGTCGGTGATGTATCAGTCGTTGGTGAAATGGGCGTCGCTGGTAACACCCTAGTCGCTGGTCAAGTGCCTATCCTCGGTGCTGTCGAGTTCGGAGGTATCGTGCCAGCTGCTGGAGCTGTCTCCATCGCCGGTAGCTGTGGTTGCGGCTGCGGCGGTGGTTACATTTACTga